From Acidaminococcus timonensis, the proteins below share one genomic window:
- a CDS encoding methylenetetrahydrofolate reductase, protein MKIIDLLKSPKVCVSCELFPPKKGSELEHAQEIARTIAIQGVDYMSVTYGAGGTSVGKSVALVSEIERCGVPALAHLTCVGATEQRIEGVLDQLKDAHVQNVLALRGDLPVGMDSIQGDYAHASDLVKKIKSYGDFCVGGATYPQGHPEAKSLDEDLEHTRMKVEAGCDFLVTQMFFDNDMFYNFMYRMLAKGIHVPVVAGIMPVTSLKQIEKIFTLSGTPVPAPLRAMAERFADHPAALKQAGMAYAIGQIVDLIANGFSNIHIYTMNKPDVIGGIRNSLSEIIRC, encoded by the coding sequence TTGAAAATCATAGATCTGTTAAAAAGTCCAAAAGTCTGTGTCTCCTGCGAACTGTTCCCGCCCAAGAAAGGCAGCGAACTGGAACACGCCCAGGAAATCGCCCGGACCATCGCCATCCAGGGGGTGGACTACATGAGTGTCACTTATGGGGCCGGCGGTACATCCGTAGGCAAGAGCGTGGCTCTGGTGTCTGAAATCGAGCGGTGCGGTGTGCCGGCTCTGGCTCATCTCACCTGCGTAGGGGCAACGGAACAGCGCATCGAGGGTGTGCTGGACCAGCTGAAGGATGCCCATGTACAGAACGTACTGGCCCTGCGGGGGGATCTTCCTGTCGGCATGGACAGCATCCAGGGAGACTATGCCCATGCCAGTGACCTGGTAAAGAAGATCAAGAGTTACGGCGACTTCTGCGTGGGCGGGGCCACCTATCCCCAGGGCCATCCGGAAGCCAAAAGCCTGGATGAGGACCTGGAACATACCAGGATGAAGGTGGAAGCCGGATGCGACTTTCTGGTGACCCAGATGTTCTTCGACAACGATATGTTCTATAACTTCATGTACCGGATGCTGGCCAAGGGCATCCATGTGCCGGTGGTGGCCGGAATCATGCCGGTGACCAGCCTGAAGCAGATCGAGAAGATCTTTACCCTGAGCGGTACGCCGGTGCCGGCTCCCCTGCGGGCCATGGCAGAACGGTTCGCGGATCATCCGGCAGCCCTGAAGCAGGCCGGTATGGCCTATGCCATCGGCCAGATCGTGGACCTGATCGCCAACGGGTTCTCCAACATCCACATCTATACCATGAACAAACCGGACGTAATCGGCGGCATCCGTAACAGCCTGTCCGAAATCATCCGCTGCTGA
- a CDS encoding gamma-glutamyl-gamma-aminobutyrate hydrolase family protein — protein MQRPLIGISGSHMVDDHGPFAGYHRSYVNDDYIRSVNEAGGVAILVPFTEDEEAAKEIMSRVDGLVLSGGHDVYPLLYGEEPCRQIGPVWPARDRFDLLLLQEAERRGIPVMGICRGCQIINVGHGGTLYQDLSLDKNSYVKHSQNQDPATPTHTIEIQADSRAARILGRTEWVTNTHHHQTVHRVGKDLVVTARAKDGTVEILEGTGKKYLMGYQFHPEMMSINNELAKAIFKDFIAATAVERD, from the coding sequence ATGCAAAGACCGTTGATCGGTATTTCCGGCAGCCATATGGTGGACGACCATGGGCCTTTTGCCGGGTATCACAGATCCTATGTGAATGATGATTATATCCGTTCTGTGAACGAAGCCGGCGGGGTGGCCATCCTGGTGCCCTTTACGGAAGACGAGGAAGCAGCAAAAGAAATCATGAGCCGGGTGGATGGCCTGGTGCTCAGCGGTGGCCATGATGTGTATCCCCTGCTCTACGGGGAGGAACCCTGCCGCCAGATCGGCCCTGTGTGGCCTGCCCGGGACCGGTTCGATCTGCTGCTGCTGCAGGAAGCCGAGCGCCGGGGGATCCCGGTCATGGGCATCTGCCGGGGCTGCCAGATCATCAATGTGGGCCACGGCGGCACGTTGTACCAGGATCTGTCTCTGGATAAAAACTCCTATGTGAAGCATTCCCAGAACCAGGATCCGGCGACCCCCACCCACACCATCGAAATCCAGGCAGATAGCCGGGCTGCCCGGATCCTGGGCCGGACAGAATGGGTGACCAATACCCACCATCACCAGACGGTGCACCGGGTGGGTAAAGACCTGGTGGTCACCGCCCGGGCCAAGGATGGCACCGTGGAGATCCTGGAAGGCACTGGAAAAAAGTACCTGATGGGATATCAGTTCCATCCGGAGATGATGTCCATCAACAATGAACTGGCCAAAGCCATTTTTAAAGATTTCATCGCAGCCACTGCTGTAGAAAGGGACTAG
- a CDS encoding vitamin B12 dependent-methionine synthase activation domain-containing protein has product MAVRIPFDEKEALRYFGARPGDERAVVTVDRAFLQLRNEVQPRSTLQQWSCTVVQGAGPEKGRVILENGTEFVSSGLARHLKGCDRLLLFGATLGTRVDIALRRISVRSIAEGAAAQAVAASLIESYLDQQEIVWKKDLPAEWQYRTRFSPGYGDWDLAEQQKIFRLLDCAKTIGLTLTAGGIMAPTKSVTAVIGIDRSGKPPFETEESRCGKKTKCAACGNVTCPFRQEEP; this is encoded by the coding sequence ATGGCAGTGCGGATTCCCTTCGATGAAAAAGAGGCCCTGCGGTATTTTGGAGCCCGGCCCGGGGATGAACGGGCCGTGGTCACTGTGGACCGGGCCTTCCTGCAGCTGCGCAACGAAGTGCAGCCCCGGAGTACCCTGCAGCAGTGGAGCTGTACTGTGGTCCAGGGGGCAGGCCCCGAAAAGGGCCGGGTGATCCTGGAAAACGGTACGGAATTTGTGAGCAGCGGCCTGGCCAGGCATCTCAAGGGCTGTGACCGTCTGCTGCTGTTCGGGGCCACCCTGGGGACCCGGGTGGACATCGCCCTGCGGCGGATCAGTGTGCGCAGCATCGCAGAGGGGGCGGCGGCCCAGGCGGTGGCAGCGTCCCTCATCGAAAGCTACCTGGATCAGCAGGAAATCGTCTGGAAAAAGGACCTGCCGGCAGAGTGGCAGTACCGCACCCGGTTTTCTCCGGGCTACGGGGACTGGGACCTGGCCGAGCAGCAGAAAATCTTCCGGCTCCTGGATTGTGCCAAGACCATCGGTCTGACGTTGACGGCGGGAGGCATCATGGCTCCCACCAAAAGCGTCACGGCCGTGATCGGCATTGACCGGTCCGGGAAGCCCCCCTTTGAAACAGAAGAAAGCCGCTGCGGCAAAAAGACGAAATGTGCCGCCTGCGGCAATGTAACCTGTCCCTTTCGTCAGGAGGAACCATGA
- a CDS encoding RNA degradosome polyphosphate kinase, with protein sequence MKIDLNRPEYYVNRELSWLKFNLRVLREAGVRTLPLLERMRFVAISASNLDEFFMVRVAGLIEQEAAGVDRVDAAGLTVADQLREISLSAHNQMKLKYRYFFALLNELEKNDIRFLRVKDVNPEQRQELEAYYQEMVFPVLTPMAVDAARPFPFLANKTLNIAVELRNKKGEQRVAFVQVPSVLPRFISLVEQEGKRSYIFLEDLIMEHCQDLFKGLTIVDMVPFRITRDSDLEVEEDATQDLMKEIERSLRKRKRGVAVRLEICTTDDRYLKDFLVRSLDLEPRDVYEIGGPLDLTFLNKFIDQPGMDQWKFTPYVNQQPEELPDTEDLFGKIREHDILLHHPYESFDPIVKLLATAAEDPKVLAIKQTLYRVSGNSPLVAALARAAENGKQVTALVELKARFDEENNIVWARRLEKAGCHVIYGLMGLKTHSKIILIVRKEEDGIRRYVHLGTGNYNDKTARLYTDLGLLTANDQYGQDASAFFNVLSGYSEPPVFNRLVMAPIGLREKIYELVDREIANVKNGGRGHIIAKMNSLIDQPVIRKFYEASQAGVKIELIVRGICGLRPGIKGVSENITVRSIIGRFLEHSRVYYFANNGNEELYLSSADMMPRNLNDRVELLFPVERKAHIDRIKEFLDLCLKDNVGAHVMLANGTWRRSYAHGHQRISVQAALMQRAMKNAPKKSMPMEQRLKPMEHKEE encoded by the coding sequence ATGAAAATCGATTTGAACAGACCGGAATATTATGTGAACCGGGAGTTGAGCTGGCTGAAATTCAACCTGCGGGTACTGCGGGAAGCGGGGGTGCGGACCCTTCCGCTGCTGGAACGGATGCGGTTCGTGGCGATTTCCGCCTCCAACCTGGATGAATTCTTCATGGTCCGGGTGGCCGGGCTCATCGAGCAGGAAGCTGCCGGTGTGGACAGGGTGGATGCGGCCGGGCTTACGGTGGCGGACCAGCTGCGGGAAATCTCCCTGTCGGCCCACAACCAGATGAAACTGAAATACCGGTATTTCTTTGCCCTGCTGAATGAGCTGGAAAAGAACGATATCCGATTCCTGCGGGTCAAGGACGTGAACCCGGAGCAGCGGCAGGAGCTGGAAGCCTACTACCAGGAAATGGTGTTCCCGGTACTGACCCCCATGGCGGTGGACGCGGCCCGGCCCTTCCCTTTCCTGGCCAACAAGACCCTGAACATCGCCGTGGAACTGCGCAACAAGAAGGGGGAACAGCGGGTGGCATTCGTACAGGTCCCCTCCGTGCTTCCCCGGTTCATTTCTCTGGTGGAACAGGAAGGGAAACGCAGCTACATCTTCCTGGAAGACCTGATCATGGAACACTGCCAGGATCTGTTCAAGGGGCTTACCATTGTGGATATGGTGCCCTTCCGGATCACCCGTGACTCCGATCTGGAAGTGGAGGAGGATGCCACCCAGGACCTGATGAAGGAAATCGAACGGTCCCTGCGGAAGCGGAAACGGGGGGTCGCAGTGCGGCTGGAAATCTGTACCACCGATGACCGGTACCTGAAAGATTTCCTGGTCCGCAGCCTGGACCTGGAACCCCGGGATGTGTATGAAATCGGCGGGCCCCTGGACCTGACCTTCCTGAACAAGTTCATCGACCAGCCGGGCATGGACCAGTGGAAGTTCACGCCCTATGTGAACCAGCAGCCGGAGGAACTGCCCGATACCGAGGATCTGTTTGGGAAGATCCGGGAACACGACATTTTGCTGCACCATCCGTACGAAAGCTTCGACCCCATCGTCAAGCTGCTGGCCACCGCCGCGGAAGACCCCAAGGTGCTGGCCATCAAGCAGACCCTGTACCGGGTCAGCGGCAACTCTCCTCTGGTGGCTGCCCTGGCCCGGGCTGCCGAGAACGGCAAGCAGGTCACAGCCCTGGTGGAACTGAAGGCCCGGTTCGATGAAGAGAACAACATCGTGTGGGCCCGCCGTCTGGAAAAGGCCGGATGCCACGTGATCTACGGCCTCATGGGCCTGAAAACCCACTCCAAGATCATCCTGATCGTCCGCAAGGAAGAAGATGGGATCCGGCGCTATGTGCACCTGGGTACCGGCAACTACAACGACAAGACAGCCAGGCTGTACACCGACCTGGGCCTCCTGACCGCCAATGACCAGTACGGCCAGGATGCCTCCGCGTTCTTTAATGTACTCAGCGGCTATTCGGAACCGCCGGTATTCAACCGGCTGGTGATGGCTCCCATCGGTCTGCGGGAAAAAATCTATGAACTGGTGGACCGGGAGATTGCCAACGTGAAGAACGGCGGCCGGGGCCATATCATTGCCAAGATGAACTCCCTGATCGACCAGCCGGTGATCCGGAAATTCTATGAAGCCTCCCAGGCCGGGGTGAAGATCGAACTGATCGTGCGTGGGATCTGCGGGCTGAGACCGGGCATCAAGGGCGTCAGCGAAAACATCACCGTACGTTCCATCATTGGCCGTTTCCTGGAACACAGCCGGGTGTACTACTTTGCCAACAACGGCAACGAAGAGCTGTACCTTTCCAGTGCAGATATGATGCCCCGGAATCTGAATGACCGGGTAGAACTGCTGTTCCCGGTGGAACGGAAGGCCCATATCGACCGGATCAAGGAATTCCTGGACCTGTGCCTGAAGGACAATGTGGGGGCCCATGTGATGCTGGCCAACGGAACCTGGCGCCGCAGCTACGCCCATGGCCACCAGCGGATCAGCGTGCAGGCCGCCCTGATGCAGCGGGCCATGAAGAACGCACCCAAAAAGAGCATGCCCATGGAACAGCGGCTGAAACCCATGGAACACAAGGAAGAATGA
- a CDS encoding phosphoribosyltransferase family protein codes for MAKRFYELEVAGLKRSLPVLNISDTLAIAGFVILGDTEMVEKSAAELAKKVPADTEILMAAETKGIPLVHAMARILGMDRYIVARKSIKAYMEHPLVVEDESITTKGRQMLCLQDEDIDLVRGHKVTLVDDVISTGGSMKALEELVAKAGGTVNGHMAILAEGDSIGRKDIIVLANLPLFKAE; via the coding sequence GTGGCAAAACGATTTTATGAACTGGAAGTGGCGGGGCTGAAACGGTCCCTGCCGGTGCTGAATATTTCGGATACCCTGGCCATCGCCGGATTTGTGATCCTGGGCGATACGGAAATGGTGGAAAAGTCTGCTGCGGAACTGGCGAAGAAGGTGCCTGCCGATACGGAAATCCTTATGGCTGCGGAAACCAAAGGCATCCCGCTGGTCCACGCCATGGCAAGGATCCTGGGGATGGACCGCTACATCGTGGCCCGGAAATCCATCAAGGCCTATATGGAACATCCGCTGGTGGTGGAAGATGAATCCATCACCACCAAGGGGCGGCAGATGCTGTGCCTGCAGGATGAGGACATCGATCTGGTACGGGGCCACAAGGTGACACTGGTGGACGATGTGATCAGTACAGGGGGTTCCATGAAAGCCCTGGAGGAACTGGTGGCCAAAGCCGGCGGTACGGTGAACGGCCACATGGCCATTTTGGCCGAAGGGGATTCCATCGGCCGGAAGGATATCATCGTCCTGGCAAACCTGCCGCTGTTCAAGGCGGAGTGA
- a CDS encoding homocysteine S-methyltransferase family protein, which produces MNFVEALHSRRLFFDGAMGTMLQEAGLKPGELPETWNLLHPEKVRAIHRSYVDAGVDILKTNTFGANGLKFGAAHDQPEVADLVKAGVENARAAFAEAGREGFVALDLGPTGKLLQPFGDLPFEEAVALYAEQVQAGAAAGADLILIETMSDSYEAKSAILAARENSDLPVVCTFTFDEDGKLLNGADVTSALVMAESLGVAAVGFNCGQGPDTLVKLVPQALQAVDIPLVANPNAGLPVQKDGHTVFHIDAEGYAPLMVPFAEAGVSVLGGCCGTTPAHIANLIKACRDLPMPAPRTGAPCAICGYGTAVDFEGMPVIIGERINPTGKKRLKEALKAQNMDYVCQLALEQLDRGAQVLDVNVGVPGVDEPALIEKVILTLQSITSVPLQIDTSNIQAMERALRIYNGRPLLNSVNGKAENMAEVLPLAKKYGAALVGLCLDEGGIADTAEGRLKVADKVIAEAGKYGIPARDMVMDPLAMTISTGGENAQIDLEVIRQLKKRHIKTVMGVSNISFGLPSRDAVNSAFFALAMEAGLSAGIINPNSAPMMQAYIAYGALSGKDAGCKKYVEYFANAPQLVAVAKTPAADGSGAPVNADQGSSIQQAIIKGLTTKVEQGVRQALADGKPALAIINEDMIPGLNVVGDLFEKKKLFLPQLLVSADAAKAGFEILKQSIATGASTEKGEPIVICTVKGDIHDIGKNIVKVLLENYGYQVIDLGKDVPPETVLEAAKEHDAKLVGLSALMTTTVGAMEDTIKLLHKELPDCKIMVGGAVMTAEYARTIGADFYGANAVASVNYANELFHK; this is translated from the coding sequence ATGAATTTTGTAGAAGCGTTGCATAGCCGGCGTCTGTTCTTTGACGGTGCCATGGGCACCATGCTCCAGGAAGCCGGCCTGAAACCCGGCGAACTGCCGGAAACCTGGAATCTGCTCCACCCGGAGAAAGTCCGGGCCATCCATCGGTCCTATGTGGACGCCGGGGTGGACATCCTGAAGACCAATACCTTTGGGGCCAACGGCCTGAAGTTCGGCGCTGCCCATGACCAGCCGGAAGTGGCGGATCTGGTGAAGGCCGGTGTGGAAAATGCCCGGGCCGCTTTTGCGGAAGCCGGCCGGGAAGGGTTCGTGGCCCTGGATCTGGGACCCACGGGCAAACTGCTCCAGCCTTTCGGGGACCTGCCCTTTGAAGAAGCGGTGGCCCTGTATGCGGAGCAGGTACAAGCCGGCGCTGCAGCAGGAGCGGACCTGATCCTGATCGAGACCATGAGCGACAGCTATGAGGCCAAGTCCGCCATCCTGGCAGCCAGGGAGAACTCGGACCTGCCCGTTGTCTGTACCTTCACCTTCGATGAAGACGGAAAGCTGCTGAACGGAGCCGATGTGACCTCGGCCCTGGTCATGGCGGAATCCCTGGGGGTGGCGGCCGTGGGCTTCAACTGCGGCCAGGGTCCCGATACCCTGGTGAAACTGGTTCCCCAGGCCCTGCAGGCGGTGGACATCCCTCTGGTGGCCAATCCCAACGCCGGCCTGCCCGTGCAGAAGGACGGTCATACGGTGTTCCACATCGACGCGGAGGGCTATGCGCCTTTGATGGTGCCTTTTGCAGAAGCGGGAGTCTCTGTACTGGGAGGCTGCTGTGGTACCACGCCGGCCCACATCGCCAACCTGATCAAAGCCTGCCGGGACCTGCCCATGCCGGCACCCCGCACAGGAGCACCCTGCGCCATCTGCGGCTATGGCACGGCTGTGGATTTCGAAGGCATGCCCGTGATCATCGGGGAACGGATCAACCCTACAGGGAAGAAACGGCTGAAGGAAGCCCTGAAGGCCCAGAACATGGACTATGTGTGCCAGCTGGCCCTGGAGCAGCTGGACAGGGGCGCCCAGGTGCTGGACGTGAATGTGGGCGTGCCGGGAGTGGATGAACCGGCCCTGATCGAAAAGGTGATCCTGACCCTCCAGTCCATTACCTCCGTACCCCTGCAGATCGATACCTCCAACATCCAGGCCATGGAACGGGCCCTGCGGATCTACAACGGCCGGCCCCTGCTGAACTCGGTGAACGGCAAGGCGGAGAATATGGCAGAGGTGCTGCCCCTGGCGAAAAAGTACGGGGCGGCGCTGGTGGGCCTGTGCCTGGATGAGGGCGGTATCGCCGATACGGCGGAAGGCCGTCTGAAAGTGGCGGACAAGGTCATCGCCGAAGCCGGAAAGTATGGCATCCCGGCCAGGGATATGGTCATGGACCCGCTGGCCATGACCATCAGCACCGGCGGGGAGAACGCCCAGATCGACCTGGAGGTGATCCGGCAGCTGAAAAAACGGCACATCAAGACCGTCATGGGGGTGTCCAACATCTCCTTCGGGCTGCCCAGCCGGGATGCGGTGAACAGTGCCTTCTTCGCCCTGGCCATGGAGGCCGGGCTATCGGCAGGGATCATCAACCCCAACAGCGCGCCCATGATGCAGGCCTACATCGCTTACGGGGCCCTCAGCGGCAAGGACGCAGGCTGCAAGAAGTACGTGGAATACTTCGCCAACGCACCCCAGCTGGTGGCGGTGGCCAAAACACCGGCTGCCGATGGCTCCGGAGCACCGGTGAATGCGGACCAGGGTTCCTCCATCCAGCAGGCCATCATCAAGGGCCTGACCACCAAGGTGGAACAGGGTGTACGCCAGGCACTGGCGGATGGGAAACCGGCTCTGGCCATCATCAATGAGGACATGATCCCCGGTCTGAACGTGGTGGGGGACCTGTTCGAAAAGAAGAAGCTGTTCCTGCCCCAGCTGCTTGTCAGTGCCGATGCGGCGAAAGCCGGGTTCGAGATCCTGAAGCAGTCCATCGCCACCGGGGCCAGCACCGAAAAAGGCGAACCCATCGTCATCTGCACGGTGAAGGGGGATATCCACGACATCGGCAAGAACATCGTGAAGGTGCTGCTGGAGAACTATGGCTACCAGGTCATCGATCTGGGTAAGGACGTGCCGCCGGAGACGGTGCTGGAGGCGGCGAAGGAGCATGATGCGAAGCTGGTGGGGCTCAGTGCCCTGATGACCACAACGGTGGGGGCTATGGAAGATACCATCAAGCTGCTGCATAAAGAACTGCCCGATTGCAAAATCATGGTGGGCGGTGCCGTCATGACCGCCGAGTACGCCCGCACCATTGGAGCCGATTTCTACGGTGCCAATGCGGTGGCCAGCGTGAATTATGCCAACGAATTGTTCCATAAATAA
- the hydE gene encoding [FeFe] hydrogenase H-cluster radical SAM maturase HydE, with protein sequence MTDALTTLLAKGQAMTRDDLRTLLGLTDAQDRKRLYDAAYEVKARTVGRVDYYRGLLEFSNRCIKNCKYCGIRRDNQEVERFDTDRKDLLAMAQWAWENRYGSLTLQSGERQDEEFIAYVEGLLRDIKNLSHGQLGITLCVGEQTEETYRRWFQAGAHRYLLRIETSNPALYATLHPQDGHHEWSVRKACLETLHRIGYQVGTGVMIGLPGQTLDDLAGDILFYRDMDIDMIGMGPYVVHHNTPIGKKVVAAGGNTEAAQQERFILGLNMIAVTRLFLPDRNIAATTALQALNPLGRELGLKAGANILMPIVTLPKFRPDYLLYDNKPCVEDSPDQCRNCLAGRVASVGDRVGFGEWGDSPHYFKEHPDAERR encoded by the coding sequence ATGACCGATGCTTTGACGACCCTGCTGGCCAAGGGCCAGGCAATGACCCGCGACGACCTGCGGACCCTGCTGGGGCTGACCGATGCCCAGGACCGGAAACGGCTGTACGATGCCGCCTATGAAGTAAAGGCCCGCACCGTGGGCCGGGTGGACTACTACCGGGGCCTGCTGGAATTTTCCAACCGGTGCATCAAGAACTGCAAATACTGCGGCATCCGCCGGGACAACCAGGAAGTGGAACGGTTCGACACGGACCGGAAGGACCTTCTGGCCATGGCCCAATGGGCCTGGGAGAACCGGTATGGTTCCCTGACCCTCCAATCCGGGGAACGGCAGGATGAGGAGTTCATCGCCTATGTGGAAGGCCTGCTCCGGGACATCAAGAACCTGAGCCACGGCCAGCTGGGCATTACCCTGTGTGTGGGAGAGCAGACCGAGGAAACCTATCGGCGCTGGTTCCAGGCCGGAGCCCATCGGTACCTGCTGCGCATCGAGACCAGCAATCCGGCGCTTTATGCCACCCTCCATCCTCAGGATGGGCACCATGAATGGTCCGTGCGGAAGGCCTGCCTGGAAACCCTGCATCGGATTGGCTATCAGGTGGGTACCGGCGTGATGATCGGCCTGCCGGGCCAGACCCTGGACGACCTGGCCGGGGATATCCTGTTCTACCGGGACATGGACATCGACATGATCGGCATGGGGCCCTATGTGGTCCACCATAATACTCCTATCGGGAAGAAAGTGGTGGCTGCCGGCGGCAATACGGAAGCGGCTCAGCAGGAGCGGTTCATCCTGGGGCTGAACATGATCGCCGTGACCCGGCTGTTTTTGCCCGACCGGAACATTGCGGCCACTACGGCTCTCCAGGCCCTGAATCCCCTGGGACGGGAACTGGGGCTGAAGGCCGGGGCCAACATCCTGATGCCCATTGTGACCCTGCCCAAATTCCGGCCCGATTACCTGCTGTACGACAACAAACCCTGCGTGGAGGACAGTCCTGACCAGTGCCGGAACTGTCTGGCCGGCCGGGTGGCCAGCGTGGGAGACCGGGTGGGCTTCGGCGAATGGGGCGATTCCCCTCATTATTTCAAGGAGCATCCGGACGCAGAAAGAAGATAG
- a CDS encoding APC family permease produces the protein MTEKKEKFGLFSIVLLGINSIIGTGIFLLPNRAYALMGPASLGILLFDACLAGALALCFAEAAGFFTRNGGPYLYAKAAFGDFWGYEVGVLKLVVTIIAWAAMAVGFATALGAAFPALAGDFAKDVIATILIGGLSALNIAGVKASKYLNNILTVSKLVPLVLFITVGIFFINGSNFTPFVPAKLEDGAFANAAITMFFAFTGFEAIAVGAEDFKDPKKNLPRGIILTMVLVTVIYMLVVAISIGILGPGLAADKAPIQTAMGRILGPAGAYIILAGTLLSMGGINMAESFYAPRACTSLAEDGMLPAALARRTPWGTPYVASIVIAVLSILLAWSGSFTTLAAISAVSRFTQYLPTCLAVIVFRKKWADRPRTYKIPGGIVIPVIALLTSLWMLSNAKTMQLIWGLGGCLVILPYYFVYANKKKRGLIQENEES, from the coding sequence ATGACGGAGAAAAAAGAGAAATTCGGCCTGTTCAGCATCGTCCTGCTGGGCATCAATTCCATCATCGGTACGGGTATCTTCCTGCTGCCCAACCGGGCCTACGCCCTCATGGGGCCGGCCTCTCTGGGTATTTTGCTGTTCGACGCCTGCCTGGCCGGGGCCCTGGCCCTGTGTTTCGCCGAAGCCGCCGGGTTCTTCACCCGGAACGGGGGACCGTACCTGTACGCCAAAGCGGCTTTCGGGGATTTCTGGGGGTATGAAGTGGGCGTGCTGAAGCTGGTGGTGACCATCATCGCCTGGGCTGCCATGGCGGTGGGCTTCGCCACGGCTCTGGGAGCCGCCTTCCCGGCCTTGGCCGGGGACTTTGCCAAGGATGTGATTGCCACGATCCTGATCGGCGGCCTCAGTGCGCTGAACATCGCCGGGGTCAAGGCCTCCAAGTACCTGAACAATATCCTGACCGTGTCCAAACTGGTACCCCTGGTGCTGTTCATCACTGTGGGCATCTTCTTCATCAACGGCAGCAACTTTACGCCGTTCGTGCCGGCGAAACTGGAGGATGGGGCTTTTGCCAATGCGGCTATCACCATGTTCTTCGCTTTCACCGGGTTCGAAGCCATTGCCGTGGGGGCGGAAGACTTCAAGGACCCCAAGAAGAATCTGCCCCGGGGCATCATCCTGACCATGGTGCTGGTCACCGTGATTTACATGTTGGTGGTGGCCATCTCCATCGGCATCCTGGGGCCTGGACTGGCCGCGGACAAGGCCCCCATCCAGACGGCCATGGGCCGGATCCTGGGGCCGGCTGGGGCGTACATCATCCTGGCGGGAACGCTGCTTTCCATGGGCGGCATCAACATGGCTGAATCCTTCTATGCACCCCGGGCCTGCACTTCCCTGGCAGAAGACGGTATGCTGCCTGCGGCACTGGCCAGACGGACCCCCTGGGGAACGCCCTACGTGGCCAGCATCGTCATTGCCGTACTGAGCATCCTGCTGGCCTGGAGCGGCAGTTTCACCACCCTGGCCGCCATCAGCGCCGTTTCCCGGTTCACCCAGTATCTGCCCACCTGTCTGGCGGTCATCGTGTTCCGGAAGAAATGGGCGGATCGTCCTCGGACCTACAAGATCCCCGGAGGCATCGTCATTCCGGTGATCGCCCTCCTCACCAGCCTCTGGATGCTGTCCAACGCCAAAACCATGCAGCTGATCTGGGGCCTGGGCGGCTGCCTGGTGATCCTGCCCTATTACTTCGTGTATGCCAATAAGAAGAAGCGGGGTTTGATTCAGGAAAATGAAGAATCATAA